Proteins encoded together in one Neobacillus sp. FSL H8-0543 window:
- a CDS encoding bifunctional 2',3'-cyclic-nucleotide 2'-phosphodiesterase/3'-nucleotidase: protein MKRRMLNGSLAAALAITVVPLNVFPGTAKAEGTANTATLRILETTDLHSNVMPYDYYQDTDKGINYGLAKTASLIQQARAGQPNSMLFDAGDTIQGNPLADYVARGEHKLAPDATHPIFKAMNYLEYDAGIVGNHEFNYGLDYLDDVLQEADHAIVNANIYIDDKDDNPDNDVNYFDPYKIIEKDIIDAQGKPAKVKVGVIGFAPPQIMQWDKDNLTGKVIAKDIVTQANKFIPEMKAAGAEVIVAIAHSGCDIAAEGQEEAENAVYDLTKVEGIDAMLFGHAHLNFPGDKSFNGVEGIDNVNGKINGTQAVEAGFWGNNLGVLDLALVQDATGKWTVDKTNSKSVNVPVTADTAVNAEIVEAVAVEHQGTLDYVRGKIGETVTPMHSFFSRVMDDPSVQVVNNAQIDYVNNWINTKSPELKGLPVISAAAPFKGGRGGVGDFTNITKGDLSIKSANDLYLFNNTLKAIKLTGAQVREWLEMSAAQFKTIDPAKVGNQELLDYNFRPYNFDVIDGIKYQVDVTKDRRYNWETGAIENADSHRIINFTMMDGTPIADDQVFIVATNNYRASGGGGFPIKGAEVVIDSPYENRELLMDYIKTQGVVDATADENWKIAPVEGNVTLAFNSSPVAKDYLGVTPNVKDLGVSTTKEGYQTYQLDQNIHVQLLGINDLHGQLDTYRSIKDSTGATVDKSGGIEYLAAYLKQSEETNMSNTLMLHAGDTVGASAPVSALLQDEPTIRFLNDIGFDAGTIGNHEFDEGVEEMLRLINGGAHEKTGEFEGADFPYVAANVEYKESGDLVLDPYVIKEVDGVKIGIIGVVTTITPNIVIPSAVKDVVFTDEVTAINKYTAELKAEGVEAIVVLAHNPGSSKTDGTGATGEVVDFANKVDDEVDVIYGGHDHKYLNATIDNKLVVQSWSYGTAFSDIDLVIDPITKDIVIEKSKAKIVDTLHSKITPDATIAAELKAYKEAIAPILNEVIGEAGVELTRIANEHGEQILGNMIADSMRWQMDTDMGFMNPGGIRNDLNAGEITWGELFNVQPFGNDLIKMTVTGEIIRELLNQQWADPTRAKMLQISGLFYTYDDTLERGNRILDIYLENGDEIDPAGEYTITVNNFMAGGGDGYQALLKGKDSVQGPTDLDGLINYVKNYEGPIFGEYEYRMVNINYLEEIEPGWQQDGDNWYYIHPETGELVVDEWEFINNKWYLFDEDGLMKTGWILEGNKWYYLDAVNGDMKTDWFKVSNKWYFFEGSGVMKTGWLNSNKTWYFLGTDGAMKTGWVSTDKKWYFLGTDGAMKTGWVSTDKKWYFLGTDGAMKTGWVFTGKKWYFLDSKGAMKTGWVQVGTKWYFLYDNGSMAANTTVGKYKVGKDGAWIK, encoded by the coding sequence ATGAAAAGACGAATGCTTAATGGATCACTAGCAGCTGCGTTAGCGATTACAGTTGTTCCATTAAATGTTTTCCCAGGTACTGCCAAGGCCGAAGGAACAGCAAATACTGCAACTCTTCGTATCTTGGAAACTACTGATCTTCATTCAAATGTAATGCCGTATGATTACTACCAGGACACAGACAAGGGTATTAATTATGGCCTTGCAAAGACCGCAAGCTTGATCCAACAAGCAAGAGCTGGGCAGCCTAACAGCATGCTATTTGATGCTGGTGATACAATTCAAGGAAACCCACTAGCAGATTATGTAGCTAGAGGTGAACACAAATTAGCTCCCGATGCTACACATCCAATCTTTAAAGCAATGAATTATTTGGAGTACGATGCAGGTATTGTGGGTAACCATGAGTTTAACTATGGATTGGATTATTTAGATGATGTTTTACAGGAAGCAGATCACGCTATTGTAAACGCTAACATCTATATTGATGATAAAGATGATAACCCTGACAACGATGTAAATTATTTTGATCCATACAAAATTATTGAAAAAGATATTATTGATGCACAAGGAAAACCAGCGAAAGTCAAGGTTGGCGTCATTGGTTTTGCACCACCGCAAATTATGCAGTGGGATAAGGATAACCTAACAGGTAAGGTTATTGCTAAGGATATTGTTACTCAAGCTAATAAATTTATTCCAGAAATGAAAGCTGCTGGCGCTGAAGTAATCGTTGCGATTGCGCACTCAGGCTGTGACATTGCTGCTGAAGGACAAGAAGAAGCAGAAAATGCTGTTTATGATTTAACCAAAGTGGAAGGCATCGATGCCATGCTTTTTGGCCATGCTCATTTAAATTTCCCTGGTGACAAGTCCTTTAATGGTGTCGAGGGAATTGATAATGTTAATGGAAAAATCAATGGCACTCAGGCAGTTGAAGCTGGATTCTGGGGAAATAACCTAGGTGTACTTGATTTAGCTTTAGTTCAAGATGCTACAGGAAAATGGACTGTTGATAAAACAAACTCTAAGTCAGTTAATGTCCCTGTAACAGCTGATACGGCAGTTAATGCTGAAATAGTCGAGGCAGTGGCAGTTGAACACCAAGGCACACTTGACTATGTACGTGGGAAAATCGGCGAAACCGTTACACCAATGCATAGCTTCTTCTCACGTGTAATGGATGATCCATCCGTACAAGTAGTTAACAACGCACAAATTGATTATGTGAACAACTGGATCAATACGAAAAGTCCTGAACTTAAAGGCCTCCCAGTCATTTCTGCTGCAGCACCATTCAAAGGCGGCCGTGGCGGCGTAGGTGACTTCACGAATATCACAAAAGGTGACCTTTCGATTAAGAGTGCAAACGATTTGTACTTGTTCAATAACACCTTAAAAGCTATTAAATTAACCGGTGCACAAGTAAGAGAATGGTTAGAAATGTCTGCTGCGCAATTCAAAACAATCGACCCTGCTAAAGTGGGAAATCAAGAATTGCTGGATTACAATTTCCGCCCGTATAATTTTGACGTGATTGACGGTATTAAATACCAAGTCGATGTCACTAAAGACAGACGATACAATTGGGAAACGGGTGCAATTGAAAATGCTGATTCCCATCGTATTATTAACTTCACGATGATGGACGGAACACCAATAGCAGACGATCAAGTATTTATCGTAGCAACAAACAACTACCGTGCTAGTGGTGGTGGCGGCTTCCCAATCAAAGGGGCAGAAGTAGTCATTGACTCGCCATATGAAAACCGCGAGCTTTTAATGGATTACATTAAAACACAAGGTGTTGTGGATGCAACTGCTGACGAAAACTGGAAAATTGCTCCTGTTGAAGGCAATGTAACATTAGCATTTAACTCTTCTCCTGTTGCCAAAGACTACCTAGGTGTAACTCCAAATGTTAAGGACCTTGGTGTTTCAACAACTAAAGAAGGTTATCAAACATATCAACTAGACCAAAACATTCATGTTCAATTACTAGGTATCAACGACCTACATGGCCAGCTGGATACTTATAGATCAATTAAAGACAGCACAGGTGCTACTGTCGACAAATCTGGCGGAATAGAATACCTTGCTGCCTACCTAAAACAAAGTGAAGAAACGAATATGTCTAACACATTAATGCTTCATGCTGGTGATACTGTTGGTGCAAGTGCCCCAGTGTCTGCATTACTACAGGATGAGCCAACAATTCGCTTCTTAAACGATATTGGCTTTGATGCTGGTACAATCGGTAACCACGAGTTTGATGAAGGTGTAGAAGAAATGCTTCGACTAATCAATGGTGGTGCACATGAAAAAACAGGTGAATTTGAAGGTGCGGACTTCCCGTACGTAGCTGCAAACGTTGAATACAAAGAATCAGGAGATCTTGTATTAGACCCTTATGTAATTAAAGAAGTTGATGGGGTTAAGATTGGTATTATCGGTGTTGTTACAACAATCACTCCAAACATCGTTATTCCAAGTGCAGTAAAAGATGTTGTCTTTACTGACGAAGTAACTGCTATTAACAAATACACTGCAGAATTAAAAGCAGAAGGTGTAGAAGCGATTGTGGTTCTTGCTCATAACCCTGGTTCCTCTAAGACGGATGGAACAGGTGCAACTGGAGAAGTTGTTGATTTTGCAAACAAGGTTGATGACGAAGTTGACGTGATATACGGAGGCCATGACCACAAATATTTAAATGCAACAATCGATAATAAGTTAGTCGTACAATCTTGGTCTTACGGTACTGCATTCTCAGATATTGATTTAGTCATTGATCCAATTACAAAAGATATTGTAATTGAAAAGTCAAAAGCTAAAATTGTAGACACATTGCATTCTAAAATTACTCCTGATGCTACTATTGCAGCTGAACTTAAAGCTTACAAAGAAGCAATTGCACCAATCCTTAATGAGGTTATTGGTGAAGCTGGAGTTGAATTAACAAGAATTGCAAATGAACATGGTGAACAGATCCTAGGTAATATGATTGCTGACTCAATGCGTTGGCAAATGGACACTGACATGGGTTTCATGAATCCAGGTGGTATCCGTAACGACCTTAACGCTGGTGAAATTACTTGGGGTGAACTATTCAATGTTCAGCCATTTGGTAACGACCTTATCAAAATGACTGTAACTGGTGAAATTATTAGAGAGTTGTTAAACCAACAATGGGCTGACCCAACTCGTGCGAAAATGCTGCAAATTTCAGGATTGTTCTACACATATGATGACACTCTTGAAAGAGGAAATAGAATTCTAGATATTTACCTTGAGAATGGTGATGAAATCGACCCTGCTGGAGAATACACGATTACTGTGAATAACTTCATGGCTGGCGGAGGCGATGGCTATCAAGCACTTCTAAAAGGAAAAGATTCTGTCCAAGGACCAACGGATTTAGATGGTCTCATCAATTACGTAAAAAATTACGAAGGCCCTATTTTTGGAGAATATGAGTACAGAATGGTAAATATTAATTATCTTGAAGAAATAGAGCCAGGCTGGCAGCAAGACGGCGATAACTGGTATTACATTCACCCTGAAACTGGTGAGCTTGTTGTCGATGAGTGGGAATTCATCAACAATAAATGGTATCTATTTGATGAAGATGGTTTGATGAAAACAGGCTGGATCTTAGAAGGTAACAAGTGGTACTACTTAGATGCAGTTAATGGCGACATGAAGACCGACTGGTTTAAGGTATCTAACAAATGGTACTTCTTTGAAGGCTCGGGTGTTATGAAAACAGGCTGGTTGAACAGCAATAAAACATGGTACTTCCTAGGCACAGACGGTGCAATGAAAACCGGCTGGGTATCCACAGATAAGAAGTGGTACTTCCTAGGCACAGACGGTGCAATGAAAACTGGCTGGGTATCCACAGATAAGAAGTGGTACTTCCTAGGCACAGACGGTGCAATGAAAACCGGCTGGGTATTCACAGGTAAGAAGTGGTACTTCCTCGACTCAAAAGGTGCAATGAAAACCGGCTGGGTACAAGTAGGTACCAAGTGGTACTTCTTATACGATAATGGCAGCATGGCAGCTAACACAACAGTAGGCAAGTACAAAGTAGGTAAAGACGGAGCATGGATTAAGTAA
- a CDS encoding MraY family glycosyltransferase, which yields MFYVTLIVCFLASILLTPVVKKLAFKIGATDSPNHRKVHKNVMPRLGGLAIFISFIIGILIINPESSYHLPIVLGSIVILLTGMVDDIKEISPKVKLGGQIIAALIVVVMGDISVQFINLPFGGKIDFGIFSIPITMIWIIGITNAINLIDGLDGLAAGVSSIALLTIAGMAAVMGNAYVLVIALILAVSTIGFLGYNFHPAKIFMGDTGALFLGFMIGVLALLGFKNVAFISFVIPIIILGVPISDTFFAIIRRLVNKQPLSAPDKSHLHHCLMRTGFSHKQAVLLIYAMAAVFGLAAFIFSQSTVWGSLIVILALLITIEVIVEKIGLIREDYQPLLKFMKGLRPVNVKNR from the coding sequence ATGTTTTACGTTACATTAATTGTTTGTTTCTTGGCCTCAATTCTCCTCACACCTGTTGTGAAAAAGTTAGCATTTAAAATTGGAGCCACAGACAGTCCAAACCATCGGAAGGTTCACAAGAATGTGATGCCGAGATTAGGCGGACTTGCTATATTCATAAGTTTTATTATTGGTATTTTAATTATAAATCCTGAAAGTTCTTATCATCTGCCAATTGTCTTAGGAAGCATTGTTATACTTCTCACAGGAATGGTTGACGATATAAAAGAAATATCCCCCAAGGTTAAGCTTGGAGGACAAATAATTGCGGCCTTAATTGTTGTCGTTATGGGCGATATTAGTGTGCAATTTATTAATCTACCATTTGGCGGTAAAATAGATTTTGGTATTTTTAGTATCCCAATTACAATGATTTGGATTATTGGGATTACCAATGCTATTAATCTAATTGATGGATTAGATGGGTTGGCAGCTGGTGTATCATCGATTGCCCTTCTGACTATTGCTGGAATGGCGGCAGTTATGGGGAATGCTTATGTATTGGTGATCGCTTTAATTCTAGCTGTTTCAACTATTGGTTTTCTTGGTTACAACTTTCATCCAGCGAAAATTTTTATGGGTGATACCGGTGCACTGTTTTTAGGATTTATGATAGGTGTTTTAGCACTGCTAGGGTTTAAAAATGTAGCATTTATTTCATTTGTTATTCCAATCATTATATTAGGTGTACCGATTTCTGATACATTTTTTGCGATTATCCGCAGACTGGTTAATAAACAGCCGCTCTCGGCACCAGATAAATCTCATCTCCATCATTGCTTAATGAGAACAGGATTTTCACATAAGCAAGCAGTATTGTTGATCTATGCGATGGCTGCAGTATTTGGTCTGGCTGCGTTCATTTTCTCACAATCCACTGTTTGGGGATCGTTAATTGTTATCTTGGCTCTCTTAATAACTATTGAAGTAATTGTTGAAAAAATAGGCCTCATTCGTGAGGATTATCAACCGCTGTTGAAGTTCATGAAAGGACTCCGACCGGTTAATGTCAAAAACCGATAG
- a CDS encoding glycosyltransferase: MKNNKVTVISNMYPTSEHKSFGIFVKNQVEALQNKGLDVDVIAIDNPNKGKLNLIRKYGKWMITFLFHLVFKGKRTSVVHAHYVFPSGYLAKWYKKMFGARFIVTAHGGDIDKMVKKNGRIYTATKSILKDADHVIAVGQELFGTLENEFGVPREKLSLINMGVNLEVFQNIDKAQAREGCGISKRTIPLLFVGNIIEQKGLNEFVEALAMLKRDNQDIELFVLGSDKDQSYFQKLKTLIANKDLTECIHFLGTKSQAEVARWMAAAEVFVLPSHIEGFGLVALEAMACGTPVVGTNVGGLKYLLGQGNGILVEVGNAELLKNGIQQVLTSENIKNELIKNGLEKAKENDQNIMTDRVIALYNGKRKEARAF, encoded by the coding sequence ATGAAAAACAACAAAGTAACAGTCATTTCTAATATGTACCCGACGAGTGAACATAAGAGCTTTGGGATTTTTGTAAAAAATCAGGTGGAGGCACTTCAAAACAAAGGACTGGATGTTGATGTGATTGCCATTGACAATCCCAATAAAGGCAAATTGAACTTAATCCGTAAGTATGGAAAATGGATGATCACTTTTCTGTTTCATTTGGTTTTCAAGGGAAAGAGAACCTCCGTGGTTCATGCTCATTATGTATTCCCAAGCGGCTATCTGGCAAAGTGGTATAAAAAAATGTTTGGTGCTCGGTTTATTGTTACTGCCCATGGAGGCGATATCGATAAAATGGTTAAGAAAAATGGCCGTATTTATACGGCCACCAAAAGTATTTTAAAAGATGCAGACCACGTCATTGCTGTCGGGCAAGAATTATTTGGGACACTCGAAAATGAATTTGGCGTTCCTCGTGAAAAACTTTCTCTCATTAATATGGGAGTTAATCTTGAGGTGTTCCAAAACATTGATAAGGCCCAAGCACGTGAAGGGTGTGGAATTTCCAAAAGGACAATCCCGCTCCTGTTTGTTGGAAATATCATTGAACAAAAAGGACTTAATGAGTTTGTGGAAGCCCTAGCAATGCTAAAAAGAGATAATCAAGATATTGAATTATTTGTGCTTGGATCAGATAAGGACCAGTCATACTTTCAAAAGCTGAAGACACTCATTGCAAATAAGGACCTAACTGAGTGTATCCATTTTCTTGGTACAAAAAGCCAAGCGGAAGTAGCACGATGGATGGCGGCGGCGGAGGTGTTTGTCCTACCCTCACATATTGAAGGATTTGGACTTGTAGCATTAGAAGCGATGGCTTGTGGAACACCAGTCGTGGGAACGAATGTAGGCGGACTTAAATACCTGCTCGGACAGGGGAATGGAATACTTGTCGAAGTGGGGAACGCTGAATTGTTGAAAAATGGGATTCAACAGGTATTAACTTCCGAAAATATCAAAAATGAGCTTATTAAAAATGGCTTAGAAAAGGCAAAAGAAAATGATCAAAACATCATGACTGATCGTGTTATTGCTCTTTACAATGGCAAGCGGAAGGAAGCAAGAGCTTTTTAA
- a CDS encoding MBOAT family O-acyltransferase, with translation MQEVQNLLFNSYVFLLIFFPIVFAGYYLLLKLKNKSIAKIFFVIANLYFYSYWNIKYLPIILSSIAINFTMASILNKLENLRLKRAFLTIGIIFNIGLLGYYKYFDFFITNINTVFSANISLLNLALPLAISFFTFQQIAYLVDTYREGTKEYTLLDYAFFVTFFPHLIAGPIVHHREIIDQLHDGSNYKIKTDNLASGLYIFAIGLFKKVIIADTFAEWANLGYNNIGALTMFDSWITTLAYTFQLYFDFSGYCDMAIGLGLLFNIKLPINFNSPYKALDIQDFWRRWHMTLGRFFTHYLYIPLGGSRKGDIRTYFNTFFIFFVSGIWHGAGWTFVIWGIMHGIASMINRFWKGLNFKLPKFIAWLITFLFVHIAWVYFRSPDLQTANIMLKKMFSLQGFHFPAGMTAFFNERLGTHFIPGTYYFDLKLTSIFIVALAIVILARNSIERLNSFKPSYRAAAFISLITVIALLYLNRVSEFLYFQF, from the coding sequence ATTCAGGAGGTTCAAAATTTGTTATTTAATTCCTATGTATTTTTACTTATCTTTTTTCCAATTGTGTTTGCAGGATATTACCTGCTTTTGAAATTAAAAAACAAAAGTATCGCAAAAATATTCTTTGTTATAGCCAATCTATATTTTTATAGCTATTGGAATATAAAGTACTTACCCATCATTCTTAGTTCGATAGCAATAAACTTTACGATGGCATCCATCCTAAATAAATTGGAAAATCTGCGTCTAAAAAGAGCCTTTTTGACGATAGGGATAATCTTTAACATTGGATTACTTGGCTATTACAAATATTTTGATTTTTTTATAACCAATATTAATACTGTTTTTTCAGCGAATATATCGTTGCTAAATCTGGCATTGCCGTTAGCAATCAGCTTCTTTACCTTTCAGCAAATTGCTTATTTGGTTGATACATACCGCGAGGGAACAAAAGAGTATACTTTGTTGGATTATGCATTCTTTGTAACCTTCTTCCCTCACTTGATTGCGGGACCAATTGTTCACCATAGGGAAATTATTGACCAGCTGCACGATGGTTCTAATTACAAAATAAAAACGGACAATCTAGCATCAGGGTTATATATTTTCGCAATTGGACTTTTTAAAAAAGTTATTATCGCTGATACATTTGCTGAGTGGGCAAATCTTGGTTACAACAATATCGGTGCCTTAACCATGTTCGATAGTTGGATTACAACCTTGGCCTATACATTTCAATTATATTTTGATTTTAGCGGCTATTGTGATATGGCCATCGGCTTAGGTCTGTTATTCAATATTAAACTCCCAATTAACTTTAATTCGCCTTATAAGGCATTAGATATTCAAGATTTCTGGAGAAGATGGCATATGACCTTAGGCCGCTTCTTTACTCACTATCTTTATATCCCTTTAGGTGGAAGCAGAAAAGGGGACATACGGACCTATTTTAATACTTTTTTCATTTTCTTTGTTAGCGGGATTTGGCATGGCGCTGGGTGGACGTTTGTTATTTGGGGCATCATGCATGGAATTGCTAGTATGATTAATCGCTTCTGGAAGGGATTAAATTTCAAACTACCTAAGTTCATTGCCTGGCTCATTACTTTCTTATTTGTTCATATTGCCTGGGTATACTTCCGTTCACCCGATTTGCAGACGGCAAATATAATGCTGAAAAAAATGTTCAGCCTTCAAGGGTTTCATTTTCCAGCGGGTATGACAGCATTTTTTAATGAACGGCTGGGTACCCACTTCATACCGGGAACCTATTATTTTGATTTAAAATTAACTAGCATATTTATCGTTGCCCTTGCCATTGTGATCTTAGCAAGAAATTCGATTGAGCGCTTAAATTCATTCAAACCTAGTTATCGAGCAGCTGCCTTCATTAGCTTGATTACCGTTATCGCACTTTTGTACCTAAACAGAGTAAGCGAATTTTTATACTTTCAATTTTGA
- a CDS encoding O-antigen ligase family protein, producing MKLLQGNLSFLTLGILAVAAGTMLENTMVAMLISILIAFISFYKKETGLIFLVIFIPLRPFLITMNPGFKILGDAIIGLLLIRTFWDYRRDYKKLFTFHPFEWAFFAFGIIGVLSALITDVSIKSIIFQLRAYFLFYLVFYVVKRMEIRLDTIRKMAITTFILGVILSLQGIIEKISHKTMLMPQEWQEWWLSPTNRIRVYGLLKGPNELSLYLLIAFIISLLLLKYVHGKMRYAIYAGLSLIGTTFLLTYSRGTLLTLIVFLLVYIVLNRKWKPLVSIGLVSLVSFGLFYGVNQAADQYYGHYLSDTSYEEQGEESETESEGGKRFKNTFSDETIGQSNTSGRIYYVKKAIEIFKDHPIIGTGFGTFGGAATLAYSSPIYENYGIETNFYSDNQYILILAETGVLGMLAILLIGYILLKITWKNRKEFSSPLLIYLFVALIVGGTVYNILENDTFMMFYFILLGIVLNQNNNIKHRVM from the coding sequence ATGAAATTACTTCAGGGAAACCTTTCATTTTTAACCTTAGGAATACTAGCAGTTGCAGCAGGCACTATGTTGGAAAATACAATGGTAGCCATGCTGATTTCAATATTAATCGCGTTTATTTCGTTTTATAAAAAAGAAACCGGGTTAATATTTCTCGTTATTTTTATTCCGCTTCGTCCATTTTTAATTACGATGAACCCAGGTTTTAAAATTCTTGGGGATGCAATTATTGGACTCCTTCTTATTAGGACCTTCTGGGATTACCGGAGAGATTATAAAAAACTGTTCACTTTTCACCCCTTTGAATGGGCCTTTTTTGCCTTTGGGATAATTGGTGTACTTTCAGCATTAATAACGGATGTATCAATTAAATCAATTATCTTCCAATTACGGGCATACTTTCTATTCTATTTAGTTTTCTATGTAGTAAAACGAATGGAGATTCGGCTAGATACGATTCGAAAAATGGCAATTACGACCTTTATCTTGGGGGTAATTCTTTCCTTGCAGGGGATCATTGAAAAAATCTCGCATAAAACGATGTTGATGCCACAAGAATGGCAGGAGTGGTGGTTATCACCGACAAATAGAATCCGTGTTTACGGATTGCTAAAAGGACCGAATGAATTGTCGCTGTACCTGTTAATCGCTTTTATTATTTCGCTCTTATTACTTAAATATGTTCATGGGAAAATGCGATATGCCATCTATGCTGGGTTATCATTAATTGGGACAACGTTCCTGCTAACGTATTCGCGAGGGACGTTACTAACACTCATTGTTTTTCTGCTTGTTTACATTGTCCTTAACCGGAAATGGAAGCCCCTTGTGTCAATTGGCTTAGTTTCATTGGTTTCCTTTGGACTGTTTTATGGGGTTAACCAAGCTGCGGATCAATATTATGGTCATTATTTATCGGATACAAGTTATGAAGAACAAGGGGAAGAGAGTGAGACTGAATCTGAGGGCGGCAAAAGATTTAAAAATACCTTTTCTGATGAAACGATTGGACAGAGCAACACGAGCGGACGTATCTATTATGTGAAAAAGGCAATTGAAATCTTTAAAGATCATCCGATTATTGGTACTGGTTTTGGAACATTTGGAGGCGCAGCAACCCTTGCCTATTCCTCGCCGATTTACGAAAATTATGGGATTGAAACTAATTTCTACTCGGATAATCAGTATATCTTAATCCTTGCGGAAACAGGCGTGCTCGGAATGCTTGCTATTTTGCTGATCGGATATATTTTATTAAAAATCACCTGGAAAAATCGTAAAGAATTTTCCAGTCCACTCCTCATCTATCTATTTGTTGCACTTATTGTCGGCGGAACCGTTTATAACATTTTAGAAAACGATACGTTTATGATGTTTTACTTTATTCTTCTCGGCATTGTTTTAAATCAAAATAATAATATAAAACACAGAGTCATGTAG
- a CDS encoding glycosyltransferase family 4 protein: protein MSKILYLLNYVGKGGTEKYVLDLIQSVGPENCLFVYSEEGPGLDDFVYAKVKMFQVKMNGPFDLKAAKQIKQIVLTEQVDVVHAQFLRENYVAILAKIMGAKCKVFWTYHVDVPMGKGIRIINKIMTAFNTKVITVSRFMYQQLEKKGVSANKLKLIYNGVNGPAVSYPLNSLGEVPVISVIGRLREEKGQVFLLKSLAVLRGLNPGYKWECHIYGEGPQQAELVSLVNELNLKNFVHFKGFSSNKEKLYLSSDIVVIPSSNEALSYVGMEALSYSRVVVATNVGGLPEIIKNRETGLLVEYGDVEELANVLNSLLTDQELVQKLSKYGRIYFDQHFTLAKMIEETSGLYKQ from the coding sequence TTGTCAAAAATTCTTTATTTATTAAACTATGTTGGTAAAGGTGGCACGGAAAAGTACGTCTTAGATTTAATTCAGTCTGTTGGGCCAGAAAATTGTTTATTTGTTTACTCGGAAGAGGGACCCGGTCTCGATGATTTTGTCTATGCCAAGGTCAAGATGTTTCAGGTGAAGATGAATGGTCCTTTTGATCTTAAAGCGGCAAAGCAAATAAAACAAATTGTCCTAACCGAACAGGTAGATGTTGTTCATGCCCAATTTTTACGTGAAAATTACGTAGCCATTTTAGCAAAAATAATGGGAGCAAAATGTAAAGTGTTCTGGACCTACCATGTGGATGTTCCAATGGGAAAGGGAATTAGAATTATAAATAAAATTATGACTGCGTTCAATACTAAGGTTATAACCGTTTCACGTTTTATGTATCAGCAATTAGAAAAAAAGGGTGTTTCCGCTAATAAGCTAAAGTTGATCTATAACGGTGTAAACGGACCTGCTGTCTCGTATCCACTAAATAGTTTAGGGGAAGTTCCTGTTATTTCAGTCATAGGCCGGCTTCGTGAGGAAAAGGGGCAAGTCTTTCTCCTCAAAAGCTTAGCTGTTTTAAGGGGATTAAACCCAGGATATAAATGGGAATGCCATATATATGGAGAAGGTCCACAGCAGGCTGAGTTAGTTTCCTTAGTAAACGAGCTTAATCTTAAAAACTTTGTTCATTTTAAAGGTTTTTCCTCAAATAAGGAAAAGCTATATTTAAGCAGTGACATAGTGGTCATACCGTCAAGTAATGAAGCATTATCTTATGTGGGCATGGAGGCACTCTCCTATAGCAGAGTAGTGGTGGCGACGAATGTTGGTGGCCTCCCAGAGATTATTAAGAACAGAGAAACTGGCTTGCTTGTTGAGTATGGAGATGTAGAGGAGCTTGCGAATGTTCTTAACAGCCTTTTGACCGACCAAGAGCTCGTCCAGAAACTATCGAAGTATGGGAGAATATATTTTGATCAACACTTTACTCTTGCGAAAATGATTGAGGAAACGTCAGGCTTGTATAAGCAATAA